One genomic region from Gemmobacter aquarius encodes:
- the fsa gene encoding fructose-6-phosphate aldolase, which yields MKFFVDTADVAAISELNDLGMVDGVTTNPSIILKSGRDIIEVTREICGIVSGPVSAEVVATKAEDMIAEGRKLAEIAPNIAVKVPLTWDGLKACKVLTGEGRMVNVTLCFSANQALLAAKAGATFISPFIGRLDDINLDGMDLIGDIRTIYDNYDFDTQILAASIRTLNHAKDCALIGADVMTAPPAVIKAMANHVLTDKGLEQFTADWAKTGQKIL from the coding sequence ATGAAATTCTTTGTGGACACCGCCGATGTCGCCGCCATCTCCGAGCTGAACGACCTTGGCATGGTTGACGGCGTTACCACCAACCCGTCGATCATCCTGAAATCGGGCCGCGACATCATCGAAGTCACCCGCGAAATCTGCGGCATCGTCTCGGGCCCTGTTTCGGCCGAGGTCGTTGCAACCAAAGCAGAAGACATGATTGCCGAAGGGCGCAAGCTGGCCGAAATCGCGCCCAACATCGCGGTAAAGGTGCCGCTGACATGGGATGGCCTGAAGGCCTGCAAGGTGCTGACCGGCGAAGGCCGCATGGTCAACGTGACGCTCTGCTTCAGCGCAAATCAGGCGCTGCTGGCGGCCAAGGCGGGTGCGACCTTCATCTCGCCCTTCATCGGGCGTCTGGACGACATCAACCTCGACGGCATGGACTTGATCGGCGACATCCGCACGATCTATGACAATTACGACTTCGACACGCAAATCCTCGCCGCGTCGATCCGCACGCTGAACCATGCCAAGGACTGCGCCCTGATCGGGGCCGACGTGATGACCGCCCCGCCTGCGGTGATCAAGGCGATGGCCAACCACGTGCTGACCGACAAGGGGCTTGAACAGTTCACGGCAGACTGGGCGAAAACGGGGCAGAAAATCCTCTGA